The following nucleotide sequence is from Leopardus geoffroyi isolate Oge1 chromosome A1, O.geoffroyi_Oge1_pat1.0, whole genome shotgun sequence.
CACTGAGGGTAAATCTGGGGGGCAAAGGGAGGGTCAGGAGCTCAAGCAGCTGTGGCATTTGGACTGGAAGTCAAGGATCCCCAGGGGGTGGGAAGAGACAAGTTTCCAAGGAGAAGGGGTGGAGACCAGAGATTGAAAATCCTCGAGCTCTGCTCAGTGTCACAGTTTAGAAGAATATGCATAGAGGCTCATTCTCCCCCCTGCTTCGCCCTTCTCCCCTTGCTTATCTAATTAGCAGAAGAGTGTAAAAAGTCAGAAATCCTACCTCTTTCTCTACTCTGGCATTCTTCAGCCACCTCTaccctctctccaccctctcaCTCCACTGCCCCCAACCCAATTTGCTCCACAATCTAAGCAGTGCTTATAGGTCAGAGCCCTGGAGGGAGCCTGGAAAAGAAATGTGGGGGAACAGGGATTTGAGAGTTTAGTGGGAGTACACAATGGAAAGAAGGACTAGAATGCACACCATCATCATGGTAGGGTAACCAACTACCTGGTGTGCCCAACACTGTCCAGGTTTAAGCACTGGAAGTCCCACTCCATGGGAAATCCCTCAATCCTGGGCAAACCAGGATGATACGATCCAGGTTTTCTCGGCCTCaactcactgtgtgaccctgagtaattcccctctctctgggcctcagttaccTCATAAAATGGGACACTCTATATCAGACACTGTTCTATGAATtgtctctagaatttttttttttttttaagtagactccatgcccagtctatagcccagtgaggggcttgaattcacaaccctgagatcaagacctgaactgagatcaagagtcagacacttagcttaaccgactgagccacccaggcaccccgagtccTCTAGATTTTTTGAAGCTGGGTACAACAAGGGTGAGTCTGGCTTACTCCTCATTTATTATAGCCTCCAGCACCTCCCATAGGATTCTTGAAACCTCAACATCCCATAAAATTAGAGGCAGAAGAGGCCTTCAGAATTATCTGATCTGGCCTCCTTTCTAGTTCTATGAACATCTTTCCAGAGgtgcatgcatttattcattggaTTCTACTTTCTGCCCTACATTATAGTTATTCACTTTAGCCTCTGTTTACAAGACactaagctccttgagggcaggtaGCAAGACTTATAGCTCAGCAAGAGTTAAAACCTTGTGCATAAATGGAATAGACAAATATTTggtgttaaattccacatagaaaTCTTTTGCACTGGGACACCTGGTGGATCAATCAGctgagtgttcaacttcagctcaggtcatgatctcaatggtttgtgagttcaagccccacattggactcactGCTCACTTCGAATCTtctgtcctcccttctctctgcctctcccccgctctctcgctctctatctcaaaaataaacaaaacataaaaaaaatattttgcactgTACCTCCAAATAACCTAGAGGGAGAACACAGTCTCCAGTAGTGTGCTGGGAGCACAGTTTGTCCCAGCTCAGAAAGCTGACTGGTAAATCCTCAGTAATTTTGCAAACTGGTTGCTAAACACAGTGATTATTAAAAATTGAGTAGATTTTATCGagagtagagcatgcaactcttgatctaggggttgtgagctcaagtcccagaatgggtgtagagattacttcaaaataaaatcttaaaaggtgcctgagtggctcatttggttaagtatccaactttggctcaggtcatgatcttgcagtttatgagttcgagccccacgtcgggctctatgctgacagctcagagcctggaacctgctccagattctgtgtcttcctctctctctctctgtctcttccccactcaccctttgtctctctctctctctctctctctctctcaataaataaacattaaaataaatttttttaataaaataaaatcttaaaaaaattaaattacatgaaCAAATTATATTCAAAACAAAGATGACAAGTACTCAAAATTAatcttttcctaattattttctgacattttacTATTATCTATACTCTTAAGGGTATTTATATGTCTATTACACCTATATGATAGAATACTATATAATGATGTGATACTGTTCATTTCTTCCTAAGTCCATGATGGTAGTTTGAAATaggccatggtgggagtatttacaccatggaaatcaaCAAACACTACCAATCATGTCTCCTGTCACACCACAGCTGGTTGTTAAGCACCTACTTACCAGCATGCCATTGGTTCAGAGACACTCTTGTCTTGTGACAGGCCCACTCTACCTCCCTGTCATCATCTCCTGTGGTCTTCAGATCCAGATTTCccttcctggaaaagaaaaaccaagagttggatcaTCACTTAAAAACTAATGAgagagggacacctgagtggcttagtcagttaagtatccaacttgggctcaggtcatgatcttgtagtccatgagttcaagccctgtgtcggtctctgtgctgacagctcagagcctggagtctgcttctgattctgtgtctccctctctatctgttcctcccctgttctctctctctctctctctctctctctctcaaaaataaataaacattaaaaaagaaaaaaagaaagaaaactaatgagataaaggggcacctgggcagctcagtcggttaagcagccagctcttggtttcagctcaggtcatgatctcagggttcgtgagtctgagccccacatcaggctctgtgctgacagtggcagagcctgcttgggattctctctctccctctctctctgttcctccccagctctctcacagtctctctctctcaaaataaactttaaacaaacaaacaaaacaactaatgAGATAGgatggctggcttagttggtagagcatgggactctcaACCTTTGATGGGAGCCTACTTAAACAGTCAAGCAAACAATGAGACAATAGAGTTGGGGTTAAGGAAATGGATGCACAATGACTGTAAATGATTGGTAGACTCCAATGTGGAGTGTCTATCTCTGGCTCATCTCTCTGTCCACATGAGGGACTTCCATCAGTCCAGCACAGGGATCTTATGTAGACATAGACCCAAAGCACTCTGAAGAAAGCATTGGTTGTTCTCTAGGTATCTGTCTTACAGATCTGTCCTGATGGCCAACTGAAggattcaaagataaataagatgaaTCCATATGAAGAGCTAGGGAAGACAAGACTTCCCCATTTCTGGCCTATAATTACCTTGGGGACTAATAAATTTTGTAAACCTTAAAAGTAGGATTACAACATGTAGAAAGCTGGGGAAGTCTATAGAGGTCATTCATTGTTCAACATTTTCTGCATTCCCTCATTTTACGATGAAAAAACTGAGTCCACGTGGTAATAAATAGTTTACCCAAGGTTATACCACAAATTAGTGGCCAAAGCAGAAGCCTCCTAAGACCTGGGAGTAAAGTCCTTTCTTAACATCCTAAATTCCCATTGGAGAAATTATGTGAGCTTTGGAGAATCTGAGCGGAAGCATACACAATGTTTGCACACAAAAAGCTCACTACCTTCTCCTCTGTTTCCTATAGGGGATACAGAATAATAAGACCCAGGTGCTCACACACAGGAAGTGAATGTGGAGTTATTCCTAAAACTCTTTCAAGGAGCATGGCGGGGACTACCTCAGGGCTAACGGTGCTCTGACCCAACAGTGAGTGGCATGGAAATCAACGCTGCTGTCTTAAGAAGGTAAAGTTAAacattagattctttttttttttaattttttaaaatgcttatttattcttcagagggagagagacagagagcaagcaggacagtggcagagagagaggaagacacagaacccaaggcaggttccagggtctgagctgttggcacagagccagtgtggggcttgaactcacgaaccatgagatcatgacctgagctgaagctggacgcttaaccgactaagccacccaggcaccccagacattAGATTCTTGACTGGGGAAAGTAGGAGGCAAACTCGGTGGGCTTTTCCCAAGTGACTCAAGTCTCAGATACCTCTTTTCCCCAAGGAGAGAAGCCCACAAGCAAGCAGAGGAAGACAGTTGCTGGGCCAAGAGGCAGAGCTTTAGTTCATTAAGGACACTTTGCATTTGTGACATTCGCACCTATCCtcttagaaaaatgaaacagaaaaaaatatatatacaaattaggAGCCCAAATTTCTTATCATTAGATTCAGCATATCTAAAATTATTACATCAAAATGCTGTAAAAATTTCTAAacactttcatttctttacttagGTAACAGGTAACAGTTCACACACTAACACCAATCCTAGCCCATACTTTGAGTGCACTGCCCTAACAAATAAAAAAGCCTGATCACTCCTTGGCCCCTGGAGCTCCTTTGGTTGGGGGGGAGTGCTTGAGCTCCCTTTCTCACCCAAATCAGGCGCCAGAGGGCTGGGATGTGATCTGGATATTCAGGGTCACAGGGTGCTGAGTCAGGATGGTGCCTCCTCAGCCCTAGAAAAGAGTTTCACCAACCAAGTAGGAGCTCCACCCCTTCACTATGTGCCCAAACCTACCTAAATGGTGCCTCAGGTCCCTACTAGGGGCCacaatttctttcattcatttgttcattcattcatctgttcactCATCCAGGCATCATCTCAAGCACTAAAGTCAATCTAGAAGAGagattcctggggtgcctggctggctcagtcagtagaacatgtaactcttgatctcagggtcatgggttcaagccccatgttggacatagagattacttaaaaaacaaaataacaaaaaataaaataaaacaaaattaaattaaatttaaaaataaaataaaatattcttgcctAAGGAGCTGATGTCCTAGCAACAGACTGGTGTCAGAAGGACAtcagtcctggggtgcctggatggcccagtcagttaagcgtctaaccttggctcaggttatgatcttgtggtttgtgagctcaagccctgcgtcgggctctgtgctgacagctccgagtctgcttcagattctgtctctccctctctctctgtgtcccctgcCAACTCgtggtctctttctgtctctctcactctctatctcaaaaacaaagaaagtcatCAATCTTTTCAAATACAGCCCTGGGTGGCCCGAAAATTGATTCTcacatataaaatgaaagacCTTCTAGGAACGAAGGAAATTTACCAGAATTTACTTTGGTGGAATGTAATAGAAGGGCCTATTACAGAGATACCTTCTGAAGTGATCTGTTTCATGGTCCCATGATTCCATGACTTTACAGTCACCAAGGAAGGAGGTAGGAAAGGTGCATTCACTTACTTTGGGAAAATGAGTAGTAGAGGGTCCCCAGTAGGGTTCCTCTATAATTATTAATACTGGGGGAGAAGGCAGGACAAAGAGTGAGATCTCACTGACCGATGAGGACACTGTAGATCTGAGGAATTGGTGACCTACCTTGAGGGTTAGGAACCTCATCTGCTCCAGCCTACAAGACTCTGAGAAACGAGCCATCAAGTAGGAAGAGACAAATCTGATTTATAGAGGAAAGAAACCTCAAGGGTAAGGAAAGGCTTCAGCCCTTCTGTCAGCCTGAGAGGGAAGAAGGGCtggcagggcggggtggggcggggctttCCTTGGAGGTTTTGGGCTGAGTCCTTCCTTCCTGGTCCCCCATTGGGTCAGTGGCTCCTGCAGTCCTGCCAGTGAGGGACAAATGAGAAGAGCTGTTGATTTTTCCCCCTTGGCCATTCAGAATTTCCCCACGTAAATACTGAGAAAGACCCTGCCCTCTCCTCACTTCTCTGGAGTTGGCCCTGGGCTGGACCTGGTCCCCTGGGGGTGAGCAGGGCCATGGGAGACCTGTTTATGCTCAGGGTGGCTGTTGGCATATGTTATGCCACCTTCAGTGCCTCTGCCTGGTAAGtccttgcccccccccacctccaccactcCCCACCAAGGAAACCCCCATTATATCATCCCCATTCACCACTTGCCtcacttttcctctttttgatAGGTCAGTGAACAATTTCCTGATAACAGGCCCTAAGGTAGGATGTTCTCTGGCTTCTGTTTTTACCCATCTGGGTTCCTAAGGGAACtcttttggggaaagaaaagaggggaggggagacagacgGGGGAACCCATAAGTTTTCCTTAATGGAGAGCTAACCCATTTGAGTCctgcctgctcccctgctccccccagacaacctgacctgagccagagctgAACTTCATAGCCCTTTTCCCTTTGCCAGGCCTATCTGACCTACACTACTAGTGTGGCCCTGGGTGCCCAGAGTGGCATTGAGGAGTGTAAGTTCCAATTTGCTTGGGAACGCTGGAACTGCCCGGAAAATGCTCTCCAGCTGTCCACTCACAACAGGTTGAGAAGTGGTAAGTTTGTGCACCTGCACAAGGGGGTATATGTGCATGGAGGTGGGTTTGCAGTATGTGTATACGTTGTATGTATGACATATATATGCACAGTGAAATGAAAAAGTTATCAGTGATCAGCTGATCTGCCATTTCCTTGCTGTGAAAACTTGAAATGAGTTACTTGCCCTCTCTTACCCCAGTTTTGTCATTTGGTCAATAAGGCCAGCTCTATTTAGGTCACCAGGAGTAATGAGGGCTACAAAGCTGgcttaggaaagagaaaaggacttTTACTTCCTTCTGACACGAAGCGGGAACCATGTAATAATCATAATGATCgtggctaccatttattgagctgGTATCTTACTAAACTCTCTAAAAAATCATTGTCCCATTTCATTTCCACACACTCCCCATTCTGAGTGTCTACTCCATGGGAAGATATTTCTCTTCGTCATTATCATCTTCTTTACTACTCCCCACCTCTTCTCAGGCACCTCTTTATTGTTTCTATATAAACAACTTTTATGCAAACTACTACACACAGTTAAAAACAGCTGCACTggtgcatacacacacgcacacctccACATGAGACACAGCTCAGTGTGATCTTTCAGCATCTCTGTTGTTGGGATTTTATGACAGCTGGGCAGATGGGAAACTCCTCCAAGGCTGCAAACACAGAGTCCTttccctatttttatttcatgtaactCAGTGCAAGGTAAgtgtatacaaacacacaaatatgggcatgcattttaaaaatagagattattacattttatagaaatacttttgggggcacctgggtggctcagtcagttaaacatccgacttttttttttttaagggtaattttaaaattaaaaaaattctttttcactgtttatttttttttatttttatttttttaaattttttttttcaacctttatttatttttgggacagagagagacagagcatgaacgggggaggggcagagagagagggagacacagaatcggaaacaggctccaggctctgagccatcagcccagagcccgacacggggctcgaactcacggaccgcgagatcgtgacctgggtgaagttgggcgcttaaccgactgcgccacccaggcgccccagtttttcactgtttatttttgagagagagacagagcactaatgggggtggggcagagagagagggagacacagaatctgaagcaggctccaggctctgagctgtcagcacagagcctaaacagggctcaaacccatgaaaacCCATGAACCAccggatcatgacctaagccaaagtcagatgcttacctgactgagccacccaggcacccctataatttttttttaagtttattcattttgagagagcgagtgagccagggaggggcagagagagaaggagtgatagagaatcccaggcaggcttcacactgctagcatggagcctgatatgggcctcaaacccaagaaccatgagatcatgacctgagacgaaaccaagagtcagacaccagctgagtcactcaggcaccccaagcatctgactcttgatctcagctcaggtcatgatctcatggtttgtgagttcaagccctttatCGGGCTCGgtgctaatggtgcagagcctgtgtgggattctgtctctccttctctctgcccattgcctgcctctctctctctctctctctctccctctctctcaaaatacacaaataaacaaacaaacaaacaaacaaataacaacaaaacaaaaagagatatttttgtattcacCTCACTGAGTCCTCACTGCCTGAGGACTAGAAGCAGTGGCTAATGAACAGAAGCCCAGGCTGGTTTTCAAGAGAGCAGGGTCTTGGTCCCAGTACAAAGGGTAAGGAGAGTGGCTTTGATCTCATCACTGTCTCTCTGGGCTttactttccccatctgtacatgGGGATGCTCATGTCTGTGTGAATGACAGTAAGGACGCTGGAAAGACATGCACTGTTCTTTCAAGTAGAAGAAAGAGTATCCTCTTCAACCCaaagggggcaggggacaggggagagaaagaacattgCTTTTCCAAAGCCTCTGCTTTTTTGGGTCATCAGAGCCCAAGTTTccagtcccctctctctctccaaagccaCCAGGGAGACTTCCTTCATTCATGCGATCAGCTCTGCTGGAGTCATGTACACCATCACCAAGAACTGTAGCATGGGTGACTTTGAAAACTGTGGCTGTGATGAGTCAAAAAACGGAAAAACAGGTAAGTTGTGCTCTCTGATGTGGGTGGGAAGAAGTGAGGGATGCAGAGCTACATTCAGGCTAAGGTCTTCTGGACACATTTCCCTCAAACCCCTAGATACTAGCAGCAACTTCTTGGTGGGAGGTCCTGAACCTATAGTCTCCCAAGAGTTGAGCCTGGGTCCCTGATTCCAGGATCACCAAGTAGCATTGAACTCTAGAACTAACAAGGCATCTAGGAATTAGAAGGCCAAAGAGAGTTTAAAGCTAACCCTCATATTTCAGTCTGAGAACAGTTTGGCCATAATCCAGAGCTACTCAGTTACTTGTACACCATCTAAGAGAATCAGATTTGTCATTAATGAGGGAGGAGATGACTCTAACAAGACTACTGTAAGATAATGGTACAGAATTCCAGAATGTTTGAGCTGCAATGAACCTCTGAGATCATCTAGGTCAGGCTCAGTATGCCTCCTTTACTGTGGGTATAGAAACTAACTGCCTAGAGATAGAAAGTACCTGAGGGTGAGCACTTGGCTTTGGGAACAGgacctcacccacccaccctgagCACCTCCACGTCCCTGTTTCACCTGCAACTATAGCTTTACACTCTTCTAGGGCTCTTGGGGGATGGTTAGCTAAAGTGACCTTGACTCTTCTGAAATTGACCAGGGAAATGTGTGCAGAACTTACTCTTTCCTTACGTATAGGAGGTCATGGCTGGATCTGGGGAGGCTGCAGCGACAATGTGGAATTTGGGGAAAGGATCTCCAAACTCTTTGTGGACAGCCTGGAAAAGGGAAAGGATGCCAGAGCCCTGATGAATCTTCACAACAATAGGGCAGGCAGGCTGGTAGGTATAGGAGTCCACCAGTGAACTATCAGTTTCAGTACTGGCAATAGCCTCACATCTGTACAGCTTACCAAGAGCTGTCTCATACCCATATGTCATTCATACAGCAGTTATCAGGACTGGGAGGGCTACCCCCAGTCTCTGAATGACAACGCCAGTTCAGGCTGAGCCAAGTGGCTTGGCCAAGGCAATACAACTAACTAATAAGCGTCAGAACCAGGCAATAAACTCAGATCTTCTACTTTAGTCTTATCCCTAGACATTACGGTCTAGCCCCTTCCACAGGCAGGTTTCTGATAACACAGAACAATATAGTACCAAAGCCTTGCTTCTATGACTTAAAATTTTACCCATTTCAACTGCATGTTCTAGGAAATTGATGGGGGTTTTCATCCAACCTGTGTCCTAAAATATGTCTGGGCTTCGAGGGATTGGGACTGATCTGGGCTTCTCTGGAGGGTCTATTCTACCCCAAAACTTCTGGATTATTCTGAACTCAAATCTGGAAACAAGTTGGATTTAGTGCTAAGAGCAGAAAAATTTCCCTTTGAACCTACATCTGGATGACCTAGTTGCCCAGGGCAAGGGTAAGAGGTTTTCAAGGCAATTAATTACACTCATGGGTAATTGCCTCAAGGGTAAGCGTTCAGACTGCAGGAGCTTCCCTCCCTCTGGGAGAGGACAAATCAAAACCCTTACAAATACTCCAGGTCCCACTTTCAGGACAATAACAGTGCCAATGATCATATTTTCCCCTTTACACAGTACTTTCTTGATCATTCTTATTccaatgagagagagaaacaggctcAACAAGTGATGGAGTTGGACCTAGAGCCCAAGGTTTCTAATTCCAGTAACCTCAACACTTGTCTGACTTTCCCGAAGAATACCCAAGGGAGCTTTAAAATTACCCACACTGAGGCCTTTATACCCCTGAACATTCCAATtgagaagatctgaagtggggcCCAAGAATAAGTGTTTTTCACAGGCCTCCCCAGTAATTCTGATGCCCTCCAAAGTTAAGAAGCTCAACTCTAAAATATTCCATTCAATCACTAGCCTTTGGTCTTCCCTACCCAGAGTCATTCTTtttcgttctctttctctctctgaaggcAGTGAGAGCCATTATGAAAAGGACCTGCAAATGTCATGGCATCTCTGGAAGCTGCAGTATCCAGACATGCTGGCTGCAGCTGGCTGACTTCCGGGAGATGGGAGACTACCTGAAGGCCAAGTACGAACGGGCCCTGAAAATCGAGATGGATAAGCGGCAGTTAAGGGCTGGGAACAGTGCTGAGGGCCACTGGGCACCCACTGAGGGATTCCTTCCTAGTGCAGAGGCTGAGCTGATCTTTTTGGAGGAATCACCAGATTACTGTACCCGCAATTCCAGCCTGGGCATCTATGGCACAGAAGGTCGGGAGTGTCTGCAGAATAGCCACAACACATCCAGGTGGGAGCAACGCAGCTGTGGGCGCTTGTGCACCGAGTGTGGCCTGCAGGTGGAGGAGAGAAGAACTGAGGCTATCAGCAGCTGTAACTGCAAATTCCAGTGGTGTTGCACAGTCAGGTGTGACCAGTGTAGGCATGTGGTAAACAAGTACTACTGCACAAGCTCCCCAGGCAGTGCTTGATAGCACCCCACTCAAATTCACTTGCTCAGTTGCATGACAATGGAAGCGGACACAGCTTCTTTCGCAGAGAGAGGGAATTCGAAAACAACTGGAATATCACAGGGTTGGCCTGTAGTCGTCTTCGTATCTGCTATTCATGGGGGGAATGGAGGCCCACGGTTATACAGCATATTCTCCACAGAGTTGAAATTGGAACCTGGGGATTCTAACTTGGGCAGACCCCATTTCATCTTTCTTGTAAGTTATTTCCTGGTCTTTGTGCCTGTACTTTTGCCGCTTGTTAAAGGGGAGTTTGGTTTGAGGGTCATATACAGAAGGACCCTCAAAATACTTGTTGCTGTAAGTTTCAAATCACATCCAACCCAGCTGTGCTGCTGAGAATCAGAGGGAATCAAAGAGTTCTGACAAGACTCCTGAAGGAGCAaccttcccctgtgctgtctggctCCAGGAAGACCAACTATATGTTCATGAAGACAGATAAGTGGGGCAGAGACCTTATATCTGCCCAGTGGGAGgtttttagggtgttgagtttttCATCTGAATATGCACTTTTATAAAGTTCTCAGGGGGCTtgcctggctcagtcaatagagcatgtgactgttgatcttggagttttgagttcaagccccacattccatgtagagcttacttaaaaaaaaaaaaaaatctcctcatAAAACCCTGGGGAAACCAGGGCCCCAACATAAGCTGAGGACTTTTCCAGCTCAGAAACCATCTCTCTAGCCATAGAAAAAGGATGGTCACAGTAAGTGGACAGGTAACTCCAAAGTTACCTAGACAAGTCTCCTCCTGCCCCAATCATGCACCCAAAGagggatttttccccccaaagagcTGTAAAATGACTGTTCTGTTATTTTCCCAGATTGGGAATTCAACTTCATTTTGCAATAAATGCTAGAATATATATCAATCTGAgaccttttatttctctctttggaaACCTTAGGATAAGAAAGGAATGGGAAACCCTGCTTCTATATTCCAATTATACACAAGGCTAAGGGGAAAATGGGAATATCCAACCCCCTTGATATAAGTGtttgagagagaataaaattGAGGACCAGGAACTGgccaataagaaaataatccagaCTCCTAGATTTAGAAGGTATTACCCTTAATACAACCTAAGAAACTTGAGGAACAAGGAAGCCCTTTCAACTTGAACCATACTCAAAGTGTGTTTGTGGTTTTAAACTTGGGCTTCCTGGGGTGTCTGTGTGCCTCAGGGAGAACGTGGGCAAGAGACTAGGAAAGTTATGGATTCTATCTTCTTCATTTGCACTTCTACATCTTCCAGTGGCAAACTTTGGAGAAGGAGCTCCTGAGGGCTCAACAACTGGTCTCCTAAACCTGAGCAACTCAGCTTTAGGAGTCTCCCCTCTGTGCAAAGGCCAACCACCCTGCAGGGAGGAGGTATTTCAGATATGttgaataaacaagtaaaatgaaCGATCAccaagaatggaaaaacattctcagcttaatgttttaaatcagaaaacaattggggtgcctgggtggctcaatcagttaagcttcaccaaagtcaggccatgatctcatggctaggatcctgagttcaagtcctgcgccaggctctctgctatcagcacagaacctgcttcagatcctgtctcctcccctctctctgcccctcctctgttctttctctctcaaaaataaataaacatcaaaaaaataaattagaaaataatttaaatgttcaaCAGTAGGGCAAACTAGTTAAATCATGGTCCCACAATGAAATTATcaaccattaaaataatattctcgAGAAATACTTAGTAACATGAGAAACACACAtgatatattaaatgaataaaattaatcataaaaCAGCATGTTGAGGATaacccaattttgtttttaaaaatatgaaaatactcgggcacctggctggctcaggtggtagagcacatgactcctgatcttggggttgggagttcaagccccacactgggcatagaacttatgtttaaaaatgtgaaaatatttgctatcatATAATACCAACATAGagtgatttgttttcctttttgggtttttctgtatttttacacTTGTCTACAaaaaaccaaatatttttcttatcaaaaaataatgagttattggggcacctggctggctcagttggtagaacatgcaactcttgatgtcaggatTATGAGTTAGtgctcccttaaaaaaataagtacttaaaaaatacttgccataaaatacttttttaaaaaaagaatgaggggcgcctgggtggctcagtcggttaagcgtccgacttcagctcaggtcacgatctcgcggtctatgagttcgagcccttcatcaggctctgggctgatggctcagagcctggagcctgcttccgattctgtgtctccctcctctctggccctcccccgttcatgctctgtctctctctgtctcaaaaataaataaattttaaaaacaaaacaaaaaaaaaaagaatgagaggtgcctggatggcttagttggttaa
It contains:
- the WNT8A gene encoding protein Wnt-8a, which produces MGDLFMLRVAVGICYATFSASAWSVNNFLITGPKAYLTYTTSVALGAQSGIEECKFQFAWERWNCPENALQLSTHNRLRSATRETSFIHAISSAGVMYTITKNCSMGDFENCGCDESKNGKTGGHGWIWGGCSDNVEFGERISKLFVDSLEKGKDARALMNLHNNRAGRLAVRAIMKRTCKCHGISGSCSIQTCWLQLADFREMGDYLKAKYERALKIEMDKRQLRAGNSAEGHWAPTEGFLPSAEAELIFLEESPDYCTRNSSLGIYGTEGRECLQNSHNTSRWEQRSCGRLCTECGLQVEERRTEAISSCNCKFQWCCTVRCDQCRHVVNKYYCTSSPGSA